One genomic segment of Pseudomonas sp. p1(2021b) includes these proteins:
- a CDS encoding methyl-accepting chemotaxis protein, translated as MKTLRSMSISRRLSLILLVAVGMLVAFALLMLRQLHGDLYQAKAEKTRHVVQTAAGVLAYYQGLEAAGTLTREAAQQQALQAVRSLRYDKDDYFWINDLAPRMVMHPTNPKLDGQDLSGIRDPDGFAVFNEMASLARSQGAGPVDYRWPKPGASEPVAKTSYIQLFKPWGWIIGSGVYVDDVQAEFARQVRDASLAGLGIAVLMALLVMLIARSIARPLQEAVQAMGNIASGESDLTRRLDTHGRDEVTRLGEHFNRFNGKLQGVVGQLQGAAHALAQSAEHVGDNAGQAQAHSAQQSLQMDQVATAVNEVTYAVQDVAKTAEQAASEMQAAQRQVDHGQQAIHGSLQQIDRLSSTIDQAVQVIGELAGHSTRIGGVLEVIRSIAEQTNLLALNAAIEAARAGEQGRGFAVVADEVRLLAQRTAQSTAEIQTMIEHLQGQSEAAVRAIGTSSEASRQTVEQAREAGTSLDAISQALHNLTALNASIASATLQQAHVVEEINRNVLDTAGLSQQTADAARQSSDAGAALARLSEELEQLLRQFRV; from the coding sequence ATGAAGACCTTGAGGTCGATGTCGATCAGCCGGCGCCTGTCGCTGATCCTGCTGGTCGCGGTGGGCATGCTGGTGGCCTTCGCCCTGCTGATGCTGCGCCAGCTGCACGGCGACCTGTACCAGGCCAAGGCCGAGAAGACCCGGCACGTGGTGCAGACTGCCGCCGGCGTGCTGGCCTACTACCAGGGGCTGGAGGCAGCCGGCACGCTCACCCGCGAAGCGGCCCAGCAGCAGGCCTTGCAGGCCGTGCGCAGCCTGCGCTACGACAAGGATGACTACTTCTGGATCAATGACCTGGCGCCCAGGATGGTCATGCACCCGACCAACCCCAAGCTCGACGGCCAGGACCTTTCCGGCATTCGTGACCCCGACGGTTTCGCCGTGTTCAACGAGATGGCCAGCCTGGCACGCAGCCAGGGCGCAGGCCCGGTGGACTACCGCTGGCCCAAGCCCGGTGCCAGTGAGCCGGTGGCCAAGACGTCATACATCCAGCTGTTCAAACCCTGGGGCTGGATCATCGGTTCGGGCGTGTATGTCGATGACGTGCAGGCCGAGTTCGCCCGCCAGGTTCGGGACGCTTCCCTGGCGGGCCTGGGCATCGCCGTGTTGATGGCGCTATTGGTCATGCTGATCGCCCGCAGCATCGCCCGCCCGTTGCAGGAGGCGGTGCAGGCCATGGGTAATATCGCCAGCGGCGAAAGCGATCTCACCCGCCGCCTGGATACCCATGGGCGCGACGAGGTCACCCGCCTCGGTGAGCATTTCAACCGCTTCAACGGCAAGCTGCAGGGTGTGGTCGGCCAACTGCAGGGCGCCGCCCATGCCCTGGCCCAATCGGCCGAACACGTGGGCGACAATGCAGGCCAGGCCCAGGCGCACAGTGCCCAGCAATCGCTGCAGATGGACCAGGTGGCCACGGCGGTCAATGAAGTCACCTATGCCGTGCAGGACGTGGCCAAGACCGCCGAGCAGGCCGCCAGCGAGATGCAGGCGGCGCAGCGCCAGGTGGACCATGGCCAACAGGCGATCCATGGCAGCCTGCAGCAGATCGACCGACTCTCCAGCACCATCGACCAGGCCGTGCAGGTGATCGGCGAGCTGGCCGGGCACAGCACGCGGATCGGCGGTGTACTGGAAGTGATCCGCTCGATCGCCGAGCAGACCAACTTGCTCGCGCTCAACGCCGCCATCGAGGCAGCCCGCGCCGGCGAGCAGGGCCGGGGGTTTGCCGTGGTTGCCGATGAGGTCCGGCTGCTGGCCCAGCGCACCGCCCAGTCGACCGCCGAGATCCAGACCATGATCGAGCACCTGCAAGGCCAGTCGGAAGCGGCTGTCAGGGCGATCGGCACCAGCAGCGAAGCCTCGCGCCAGACCGTCGAGCAGGCCCGAGAGGCGGGCACTAGCCTGGATGCCATCAGCCAGGCGCTGCACAACCTCACCGCCCTCAACGCCTCGATCGCCAGCGCTACGCTGCAGCAGGCCCATGTGGTGGAAGAAATCAACCGCAATGTGTTGGATACCGCCGGGCTGTCCCAACAAACCGCCGACGCGGCGCGCCAATCCAGCGACGCCGGCGCAGCCCTGGCGCGGTTGAGCGAGGAGCTTGAACAGTTGCTGCGCCAGTTCCGGGTTTGA
- the pnuC gene encoding nicotinamide riboside transporter PnuC, with protein MSGLELFAAVLGVIAVWLTVKQNPWCWPIGLVMVLLYSWIFYEVKLYSDMLLQLVYAVLQLYGWWQWTRPDRVEDARQVSSLGAGQVFTGLGAGLLASLGLGAAMAHWTDAAQPWLDAALTGFSLVAQVWMAQKRVQCWALWMLLDVIFVGLFLYKGLYLTAALYALFTLIAVRGWVQWRRDPALVPA; from the coding sequence ATGTCCGGCCTCGAACTCTTCGCCGCCGTGCTCGGCGTCATCGCCGTGTGGCTCACGGTCAAGCAGAACCCGTGGTGCTGGCCGATCGGCCTGGTGATGGTGTTGCTCTACAGCTGGATCTTCTACGAAGTGAAGTTGTATTCCGACATGCTTCTGCAACTGGTCTACGCCGTGTTGCAACTTTACGGTTGGTGGCAATGGACCCGGCCTGACCGTGTGGAAGACGCACGCCAGGTTTCCAGCCTGGGGGCCGGGCAGGTGTTCACCGGCCTGGGCGCAGGCCTGCTGGCGAGCCTGGGCCTGGGCGCCGCCATGGCGCACTGGACCGACGCGGCACAGCCCTGGCTCGATGCGGCCCTGACCGGCTTCAGCCTGGTGGCGCAGGTGTGGATGGCGCAGAAGCGTGTGCAATGCTGGGCGCTGTGGATGCTGCTGGACGTGATCTTCGTGGGCCTGTTCCTCTACAAGGGCCTCTACCTCACCGCAGCACTCTACGCACTGTTCACCTTGATCGCCGTGCGCGGCTGGGTGCAATGGCGCCGCGACCCGGCGTTGGTCCCTGCATGA
- a CDS encoding AAA family ATPase, translated as MKVLVLCGPESSGKSWLSGEIQAHFGGVVVGEYVRHFIEQEQRDTCYADIPAIARGQLAWEDQSRQQAPDLLILDTHLLSNILWSRVLFADCPAWLEEALLERHYDLHLLLSPQGVDWVGDGQRCQPRLQERQRFFEDSLHWLRTHHKPFQVLEGDWPTRQAQALAAVARLLDGQAPACATEC; from the coding sequence ATGAAGGTCCTGGTGCTATGCGGGCCGGAGTCCAGCGGCAAGAGCTGGTTGAGCGGCGAAATCCAGGCACATTTCGGAGGTGTGGTGGTCGGTGAATACGTCCGCCACTTCATCGAGCAGGAACAGCGCGACACCTGCTACGCCGATATCCCCGCCATCGCCCGCGGCCAGCTTGCCTGGGAGGACCAGAGCCGCCAGCAGGCGCCCGACCTGTTGATCCTCGACACCCACCTGCTCAGCAATATCCTTTGGAGCCGGGTACTGTTCGCAGACTGCCCCGCCTGGCTCGAGGAGGCCCTGCTCGAACGCCACTATGACCTGCACCTGCTGCTCAGCCCGCAAGGTGTCGATTGGGTCGGCGACGGCCAGCGCTGCCAACCCCGCCTGCAAGAGCGGCAAAGGTTCTTCGAGGATAGCCTGCACTGGCTGCGCACTCACCACAAACCCTTTCAAGTACTCGAAGGCGACTGGCCCACCCGCCAGGCCCAGGCCCTGGCAGCGGTGGCGCGTCTACTTGACGGCCAAGCGCCAGCCTGCGCCACCGAGTGTTAA